A region of the Acinetobacter defluvii genome:
TTTGAACTGAAAGCCAATCAATCGCATAGCTTTCCATTTTCTATCCAACTGCCTTTTGAAACACCAATCACTGAGGTGCAATGTCGCCACAACAAAACCCGTGTTTGGTTACATACCCACTTAGATGTGGACTGGGGTTTGGATGCAACCGATAAAGACTATTTACAGATTGCACCAACACCTGCGATGCAAGCTTTTTTACAAGCAATGCAACAATGTGGTTTTGCTTTGGCAACGGTAGATGTAGAAAAGGGACAGTTACGTGGACACAATTATTTTTCAACCATTGGTTGTTATCAAGAATTAGAATTTGTACCGATTCAACATTTTAGTGGTATTCATGAAGTAGAAGTGTCTTTTGTGGCGCAAGAGAATCAAACTCATGTGATGTTAGAAATTGACCGTAAATTTAGAGATGATCAATTACGCAGTATTAGTATTCCAAATCACGCAGTTCCAGTACCGAACCTAGTACAAAATATTAAACAGCTTTTAAATATGGCTTAATTTTAAAAAGCTGTGAGATTAACATCGAGCAGCTTTTTAATGACTGAAATAAAACATCAAAGCACATACTTCTATTCTCAAACATGTTCATCCAATATCTTTATAATCTCAGCAAACTTTTTAATTCTCGCCTTTGGTTTTGCTTGATCTAACTCTTCTTTTGAACCATAACCATATTCAACAGCGATTGTTTCAATGCCATTTTTACGTGCGCCAAAAATATCATGTTCACGGTCACCCACCATCAGACATTCAGCAGGACTAAGCTGTTCTTTTTCTAAAATATACGCAATCAACTCACCTTTGTTGGTACGTTCACCATTCAGCTCGCTACCGTAGGGATATTCAAAATATTTTAATAAATCAAAATGATCAAGAATCTGACGCGCATAAATTTCAGGTTTTGCCGTTGCTAAAAATAAACGATACCCTTTATTTTTGAGTACATCTAATGTGTCTACGACATCATCAAAGACATGATTTTCATATAAACCTTGTACCGCAAACCGTTCCCGATAACCCAGTAAAGCTTGCTCTGCCAAAACATCATTGGCATCAACACCTAAGATTTTTGCCAAAGATGCTTTTAACGGTGGTCCAATAATCCAATCTATATTTTCACTGTCAGAAATTGGGTGACCAATTTTATTTAAACCATAACGTGCAGATGTAGTAATACCTTCTTTGGGATCGGTTAATGTTCCATCTAAATCAATCAAAATATTTTTAATCACAAACTGACCCTATTTCATCGCTAATGCAAAAATGGATTTCGTAGCTAATTTTACAATTAGTATCGAGAGTTTTGCTAAAGTTGCCTATACTAACTCAAATTTGTGAATTAAGGACATTGTCGTGCGCCCTACTGTATTGTGTTTTTCTGGTCTTGATCCTTCTGGTGGTGCAGGAATTCAGGCAGATATTGAAGCCATTGGTCAAAGTGGCGCACATGCAGCGATTGCGTGTACTGCGCTGACCATTCAAAACTCACAGCAAGTATTTGGTTTTGAAGCGACTTCGAAACAGCTTTTACTCGCTCAAGCCAATGCTGTCGTCGGGGATTTACCGATTAAAGCAGTTAAATCTGGCATGTTGGGTACAACGGATAATATTGCAGCTTTGGCTGAATTTTTACGTGGACACCCTGATTATTTATATGTGCTTGATCCTGTATTAGTGGCAAATAGTGGCGGCTCACTGGGCAATCAAGAAACTTTAGTCAAAGCTTTTGTTGAGTTAATCCCTTTAGCAACTGTACTCACCCCAAACACGGTTGAACTTCGTGCTTTAACTAATGAACAAGACTTGGAAAAAGCCACAGCAAAGCTGTTTAAAATGGGGGCGAAAGCAGTTCTAGTCAAAGGTGGTCATGAAGATACGCCTGACTATATCCTTAATGCCTTATATATAGATGGAAAAATGGTTTCTGAAAGCAAATGCCCTCGTTTAGATGGGGAATATCATGGTTCAGGTTGTTCACTGGCAAGTTTTATTGCGGGACGTTTGGCACAGGGTGATCATTTGAAACAAGCGGTACATCATGCTGAAACGTGGTTATTTGGTGTGTTGAAAAATGCTGAAACACCAGTTCAAGGTGGTCAAAAAATTCCTAAGCGGTTTTGAGTTAAATCGCCTTTAAATCCCTTCTCTTGCAGATGAGTAGTTAAACTCCAAAAGATGGGATTTTATCCCCCTCATCCCGACCTTCTCCCACAGGGAGAAGGCGCTTTTATTATTAAATTTAATTAAAATTTATATTTTTTAATCACTTAAATAAATAAAAAATTAAAATCGCTCTCAAATTTTACGATTTATCTCATAATTCTCTTAAAATTAGAGCAATTACTCTAAAATAATTTTATCTACGATTCAAAGCTGATTACAGCGCATAAAAAATTGCAAATGCAAGGTTAAGAACAAAATAATTGAAAAGGAATGACTAATGAACTACCAAGAATATCAAAACGATCTAAATAAACTGTTAGAATCTGAAATCTTAGGTGAAGCTGTATTTCTCAGTGCAGCAGAACATGCAAAATCACCACAACAAAAATAAAAGTGGTTGGCTTTAGCTGCTTT
Encoded here:
- a CDS encoding sporulation protein, translating into MFNKLISNLGLQGVEVNTCIYTATPQAGQVVNGEVIFKGASSSKNINGIYLKLMTTAEVETDDHEFNQALTIAQWHISGAFELKANQSHSFPFSIQLPFETPITEVQCRHNKTRVWLHTHLDVDWGLDATDKDYLQIAPTPAMQAFLQAMQQCGFALATVDVEKGQLRGHNYFSTIGCYQELEFVPIQHFSGIHEVEVSFVAQENQTHVMLEIDRKFRDDQLRSISIPNHAVPVPNLVQNIKQLLNMA
- a CDS encoding HAD-IA family hydrolase encodes the protein MIKNILIDLDGTLTDPKEGITTSARYGLNKIGHPISDSENIDWIIGPPLKASLAKILGVDANDVLAEQALLGYRERFAVQGLYENHVFDDVVDTLDVLKNKGYRLFLATAKPEIYARQILDHFDLLKYFEYPYGSELNGERTNKGELIAYILEKEQLSPAECLMVGDREHDIFGARKNGIETIAVEYGYGSKEELDQAKPKARIKKFAEIIKILDEHV
- a CDS encoding hydroxymethylpyrimidine/phosphomethylpyrimidine kinase; translated protein: MRPTVLCFSGLDPSGGAGIQADIEAIGQSGAHAAIACTALTIQNSQQVFGFEATSKQLLLAQANAVVGDLPIKAVKSGMLGTTDNIAALAEFLRGHPDYLYVLDPVLVANSGGSLGNQETLVKAFVELIPLATVLTPNTVELRALTNEQDLEKATAKLFKMGAKAVLVKGGHEDTPDYILNALYIDGKMVSESKCPRLDGEYHGSGCSLASFIAGRLAQGDHLKQAVHHAETWLFGVLKNAETPVQGGQKIPKRF